The segment AAACAACGACCAGCCGAGCGGACCTTCAAGCGCAATCAGGCAAAAAGGGGCGTAGGAGCCCGCAATCAAAGCAAAAATCATGGAATGGTCGAGTTTTCTTAAAAAAGCAATTAAACGCGGATCGGCTATTGCCGTATGGTAAATGGCAGAAGCCGAATACAGGCAAATCAAGCTGACGCCAAAAATAATGACTGAAGCAAGATGAAGTGGCGGTGCATCAGCATAGGCGGCTTTGATGACCATGGCGAGCAATGCAATAAAGGATAAAATGGCTCCTGCCAAATGGGACAGCGCATTAAAAGGTTCTCTTATGTAAGCAGTCATTGGAACGTACACCTCTTTCTATCTAGTTATTGAAACTACATAAGATGATACTCTTGTTTTATTTGGTGGTCAAGCTTGGAGAATATTCAATAGTGAGGTAAAATTAACAGTATCAAATAAGGCATTGAAGGTGAAAGCCATGGAAGACGCAGAACAGCTTATTAAAAATTTAGGCCTCCAAAGTGGAGTGTTGCTGGAAGATATACCGAAAATCGACTTGTATATCGACCAAATCATTCAACTGTTTGAAACCAGCTTTGCTGATGCGAAGAGAAACGAAGATGAGAAGATTTTGACGAAAACCATGATTAACAATTATGCAAAAGGCAAGCTCTTTTATCCTGTCCAAAATAAAAAGTATACACGTAATCATATTATGTTGATTAGTCTGATTTATCAGATGAAAAGCGCTTTATCCATCAACGATGTGAAACAGGTGCTGGATGGCCTCAATAAAAAAGCCTTGCAGCAAGATTTAAATTTAGAAAGTTTCTATGAAAGCTATTTGAAGCTCCAGCAAGGAAATATTACTATTTTTACAGAAGGACTGAAAGAACAGAGCAAGCGGGTTGGGCAACAAGTGCCGAATGCAGATGATGCGCAAGAACTTGAACAAGTTTTGCTGATTGCTTCATTGGTGCATACCAGCAATCTTTACCGAAGGGCTGCTGAAAAACTGGTGGATGATATGAAAGAGCGGGGGAAAGCTGAATGACGAAAGTGCTGATAGATGCAGATGGCTGTCCAGTAGTGGATTTGACAATTTCAATTGCCAATCAATTTCAGCTTCCTGTTTTGCTGCTGTGCGATACAACCCATAATATGCAGCGGCCGGGAGCGGAAACCATCATTGTCTCAAAAGGAGCGGACGCAGTAGACTTCGTGCTGGTGAATCGGGTCGATAAAGGGGACGTTGTAGTAACCCAGGATTACGGACTTGCTGCTATGGTGCTTGCTAAACGGGGCTTTCCGATTGATCAGAATGGCCGTGTCTATTCCGAAGAGAACATCGATCAACTGCTTTATAGCCGCCACATTTCTAAAAAAGTCCGGCAAAGCGGAGGGCGCACGAAAGGCCCTAAAAAACGCAGACAAGAAGACAATGAAAAGTTTGAAGAGAGCTTGCTTATGTTATTGAGTAAGTTAATAGCTCAATGAAAAATGGACCCGGTTTGAAATTGCCGGGTCCATTTTTCTGCCAATTATTAAATTGTCCAGCGGTTGTTAACCAAAGCAATTAATACCCACTTTCCATTGCTGCCTTTCTCAAAAACCATGTTGAGGTTCTGCCAATCCATATGGTCATACTGCTCAGTTCCTGGATAATAAAATTCCACAATCTGGCCATTTGGGAAACGTTCTCTGATTTGATCACGTGTCATTGGCTGTTTGGTGCGTCCGAATCGTTCTTTTTCTTCATAAGAGGCATTCATCAAGTACTCGTCATAATAGCCGGCTGGTGTCAACTTGATCGGAAAGCCGCTGCCATCCTGATGGCCCCATTCATAGACTTTTTTGCTTTCCATGAATCCTTGCAATTGGGCTTTAGTGAAGGTTACTCCTCCGTCATTAAGGCAACCGCCGCTATACGGACAGAACGTCAAGCCTTTTTGATTGCTGACATACTTGGAAACCGCTGCAAAGTCCTTCTCTTTCAAATCCACTAAAATGTCATTGGCGGTTTCAAGCAAGGCGCGTTTGTCAGGGATGAAAGACGGTTCAACGGCCCGTGCCAGGAATGCCGAGAATTCGGCGCGGGTCACCCGCGGATGCAGACGGAACGTATTGTCCCGGTAACCTCGGATCACACCTTGATAGGAAGCGCGGGACACGGCATCAAAAGAATACGAGCCTGGCTTCACATCTTTGTATTTTGCGCCTGGCGCTTCAGGAAAATCAAAGGCCCGGTCCAGAATGACAGCAGTGTCACCTCGGGTGATGAACTGTCCCGGACGGAACGTCCGGTCTTTGTAACCCAGCAGGATTCCTTCCGCTGCCGCTGAAGCGATATAGCCTGAAGCGGGATGGCTGGCAGGTACATCTTTGTAAGGCGTGGCACGCTTGGTGCCGTCAAGTTCAAGGGCGCGTCCGATCATGATCATGGCATCAGCACGGGAAACCGGTTTATTGGGGCGGAAAGTTCCGTCCGGATAACCGGACACAATCCCTTCTTGATGCAAGTAAATAATCTCAGGGGCAAATGGGTCGTTTGCGAAAAGGTCATCAAAAGTCACAACAGCTTTTACGGGAGCAGAAAAAGCAGTAAATATAAGGATGAACGCTGCTGCTAGAGACAAAATCGATTTCATTTTTATCCCTCCCTAGTTAAGTCGATCTTACCACAAAATCGAGAACAGATAAATAAAAAACTGTTTTTTCTGACAACAATAATATGAATTTAAGATGCCTTTGATGAATATTTTTAGAGGGTAGGGGAATACCAAGGATAAAGAGATTGATCCAAGGAAGGAGAACCTTATGGATAAAATTCTGATTGTCGTCACCAATCATTCCGCTCTAGGCAGAAGAGGAAAGAAAACGGGACTTTGGCTAAGAGAATTAACGGACTTTTACCATGAAGTAAGAGAGTTATTTGAGGTAGACATTATCAGCACTTCCCCACAGCGGGTACCTCTAGATCCGAGAAGTTTGCTGGAAGTGCTGACCAATAAAAAGACGCGGGCCTACTACATGAATGATGAGCTGATGGATCAAATTAGGCATCCGCTTACACCAGACCAAGTGGACGGAACGGATTACGCTGCCATATACTTTGCTGGCGGGCATGGAACCATGTGGGATTTCCTGGACAATAAACAATTGCAGGAACTGACAAAAACAATTTACGAAAAAGGGGGCATTGTTTCCGCGGTCTGCCATGGGCCATGCGGCTTGCTGAATGTTCAGCTGTCTGATGGACGTTATCTATTGTCGGGGCATGTGGTGACCGGTTTCTCGAATCAGGAAGAAAAGATCATGGGACTCTATAAGGATATTCCGTATTCACTGGAAGATAGCTTGAGGGAACGGGGAACGCTCTTTAAACAAGCGGCACTGCCGTTTACTTCTTGCGTCATTCTGTCAGGGCGCCTGATTACAGGCCAAAATCCAGCATCAGCAAGAGGAGTTGCGTTGAAAGTGATTGAACAATGCCGGCAGCAGGAAGAAAAAGAATATCATTACAAGATGGAAGCGTAATTCAGCTTCCATCTTTTTTTCGCTGCTGCATATATTGTAGGGCTTCCAGGGGGAAATCTGTCTGGATAATGTTAAAGCCCTTATCTGCCAGCCATCCCCATCCTTTATCAGGATCGGTGCGGGAGACAGAATCACAATGACCTGCATTTTCAGCATTATCCAGGGAATTGCTCCAAACATTTGCCTGGCTTCGCATTTGTTGCATGACTGGCTTGGAAACGACTTTATCCGATTCGCTGTAAAAAAGGATTTCAATGGCGATTGGAGAAACACAGCTGAGCAATTCATCGAGCTGATTCAAGCTGCTGTCCTGAACTTTATGCATATAATACAAAGGCTTCTTTTTGGAATGGAAAAAATTCCGGACTTTTTCAACTGGTTCATCGCTTTTCCATAAAACGTGGTCAAAAGCATCCAATTCTTCCAGCAAGCCATATAGTTTCTCGCGGAAAAGCCATGCTTTATCTGCGTTGATCATGGCTTTTCCTTTGACCAGGGAAAGCACTTCCCGAAGAGTAGGAACTAATTCATCTGTAAGCTTGGCCTGTCTTCCACCATTCTTTTCTTTTAAGGTCAGCGAACGGATTTGAGACACAGTCAGCTCTGCAATCTTTCCTTTGCCACTAGTCATTCGGTCAACGGTAGAATCATGCATCACTATTAAATTGCCATCTTTTGTTTGTTGAAGGTCCAGTTCAATCAAATAAATCCGTTGGTCCAGACATTGTTGAAAAGCGCTCAACGAATTTTCAGGAACAGTTCCCCAGAGGCCGCGGTGAGCTGCAGCGAAAAAAGGATGCTGTTTTTGCTGCAGTGCCGCTAAAAATTCCGAGTAATTGTCAAAGGTTAAGGCCGATGTTTTCCCTCTTTCACTCATTAGCCACCCCTCCAATAGAAGAATCTAATAACACAATCTTTTCCAATACCCCTTAATCACAACGTTTAACCCAAATAATAACAGGGTATTTTCAATTAATTACTACTTTTTAGGAGGAGTTTTGAAATGGCTCAAAGATCGGTGATAGGATATTACGACAATGAGAAAGAAGCAATTAATGCAATAGAAGAATTGAAGTTGCAAGGTTACCGGCCTGAAGACATTTCAGTGCTTAGCAAAAGCAAGGGAGAAACCGAAACAGTCATTGAAGAAACAGGAACTCATGCTGGAGAAGGCGCAGCAACCGGTATTTTAACGGGTGGTGCACTTGGCGGCTTAGGAGGAGTGCTGGCAGGAATCGGTGCGCTGGCAATTCCGGGGATTGGTCCAATCATAGCGGCAGGACCAATTGCGGCAGGGTTAACTGGAGCTGCTGCAGGTGCTGGCATTGGCGGACTCACGGGCGCTTTGATCGGCATGGGGGTTCCCGAAGAAGAAGCTAAAGCATATGAAACCCATTTCAATAAAGGCAAAATCTTAGTGCTGCTGGATGATGACAATGACAGGGACAAAGATACCCTGGGCCGAGCGAATAGAAGTGTTTTATAGTATATGAAAGTAAGCCATCCTCTGAAAAGGGTGGTTTTTTTGACAAAAACTTAAAAAGGGGGAAAGAATATGTCGTTTATTCGGAAAGTGGTGACAGAAAACGCTCCATACTATGTAGATCAAAAAGAAATCGTTAGCGTCGTCAGGAATTTATTCGGAGGGCATTATGACGATATTGAAAGGTTGCTGCGAGTATTTGGCAATGGGCAAATTGAAGGGCGCTATTTTGCGGCTCCACTCGAATGGTTTGAACGGGAACGCGGACTTGAAGAGAAAAATCTGCTGTATATAGAACAAGCCGTGCGAATGGGCAGCAATGCAGTAAAGCGCTGCCTTGAAGAAGCAGGAGTGGATAAAGGGGAAATCGACGCTTTTGTTTTCGTCTCCAGCTCCGGCATGTCCACTCCAACCATCGATGCCCGTATCATGAACGAATTGCACTTGCCGTCTCATATTAAACGCCTTCCGTTATGGGGCTTGGGATGTGCAGGAGGAGCTTCCGGCATGAGCCGGGCCCACGATTATTGCACGGCTTATCCAGATGCCAAAGTGCTTGTGCTGTGCTTGGAACTATGCAGCTTGACGTTCCAGCGCTCCAACACATCCAAAAGCAATTTAATCGCTACTTCCTTGTTCGCTGACGGTGCAGCTTGTGCTTTGGTGACAGGAAAAAATGATCGGACAGCAGGGTCTGGTTTCTTTATTAGAGAAACCCAATCGACGTTAATGCGGGATTCTGAAGATGTCATGGGCTGGGACGTCAAAGATGAAGGGCTGCATGTGGTATTTTCCCGGGATATCCCAAAAATCATCGAAAACTGGCTGAAGCCGAACGTGGATCTATTTTTGAATAAGATCGGGAAAACGTCTGCTGACATCATGCATTTTGTGGCTCATCCAGGCGGCAAAAAAGTACTGGCAGCCTATGAAAAATCACTCGGCATTGCCAAAGAAAAAACGGACATCTCCAGAAACGTCCTGGCACAGTATGGAAATATGTCCTCGCCGACTGTGTTGTTTGTGTTGAAAGATTTTATGGAGAAAAATCCGAAGAGCGGGGAAGAAGGGCTTTTGACAGCGCTTGGTCCCGGGTTCAGTTCCGAAATGCTTTGGCTGGAATGGGGAGAAGCCGGCTCATGACATTTTTCTACCTATTAGTCGGATTTGTTATCGTGCAGCGGCTGCTTGAAGTGATGTATGCCAAATCCAATGAGCGGACGATGAAAAGTCAGGGTGCGATAGAAGCCGGTGCGGACCATTACAAGTGGATTGTGTTGCTCCATGTCTTGTTCTTTGTTTCGCTTATAGCTGAAGTGCTATTTATACAAAAAGGGCTTGGAAAAGCTTGGGCTGCATTTCTAGTAATCTTGATCATCGCCCAAATTCTCCGGATATGGGCATTGGCATCATTGGGCCGTTTCTGGAATACCAAAATCATTGTGCTGCCTGGAGCGGAAAAAGTGAAAAAGGGGCCATACCGATGGCTCCCTCACCCCAATTATATTGTTGTTTCGTTGGAGATTGCAGCCCTTCCACTCATATTCGGAGCCTGGCGTACAGCTGTCGTCTTTTCAATTGCGAATGCTTTTCTGCTGCTTTTTGTCCGAATTCCTGCTGAAGAAAAAGCTTTACAGGAATTGGAAGATTAAATAAAAGCAATTTTTTTTTGACTTTGTAGTTAAAAAGTAAGTTATAGGGTATACAGAAGAGTATACGTATCTATCATGTTTCTATTTGGAGGGATTTTGATGAAAAAATCAACAATGAACACAGTAATAGGAAGCGCACTTGCTGCAGCAGCGGGAATCTTCGTGTACCGTGCTTATCAAGAAAAAAATACCGTATCAGTGGCTGCCGACGTAGACATGAGACATAGCCTAAAAGTTGATCAGCGTGAAAGTGTGGAAGCTGATGTAGACCCCGCTGAAAAAGGGCTTACACAACTGGATTCGGCTTATCGCGATGAATGGCAAGCCAATGCTTTCCCACAAACGCATAGAGAAATGAAAGAACTGGAAGAAGAAAAATAATGATCTGACAAAAGAGCGGAAGCTGGTACGATTTTGCTTCTGCTCTTTTTACTGTTGTTTTTTAAATGTGCAACCATTAAAGAAAGAAGTGAAATTATGTGGATTAAAAAACCTTTTTTTGAATATGCGACAGCCGTTTTGCTGATTGTTATTATTCTCTTTTTTCTAGGCAAAATCGATTATGCACTATGGCCATTCAAAGTCATCATCGCTACGGTTTTTGCTCCTATATTGATTGCTGGACTTTTATATTATTTAATTCGCCCATTGCTTCATTTATTAATGCGCTATATGCCAAAGGTGGCTGGAATCACAGTTGTGTTTTCAATTGTTTTTATTGCTCTTTCTGCAGTGGTTTATTATTTCGGCCCTACAATAAAAGACCAGGTGGCGAGTCTTGCAGAACTGGCACCTCAAACCGTAGAAGAAGTAACAGAAGAATCAGGAGACGCGATGTCGGATTTTGAATTTGCCGGCCTGTCTGGAAATGAAATAAAAAATCGGATAGTAACATACATAGAGAATGTGTCGAGCAATTTAATGGAGAACGTCATGACGATTCTGACAACCTTGATGAATATAGCCGTTGTTTTGATTGTTGTGCCATTTATTTTGTTTTTCCTGTTAAAAGACGATGAAAAACTGATTCCTCATTTGATGAGATATCTTTCAGAAGAACACAAACCGGAAGGCAGAAAACTGTTGAAAGATGTAGATCAAACTCTTTCAAATTATATACTAGGCCAAGCTACTGTAGCGGTGGTCGTAGGAGTATTCATGTTTATCGGCTATTTGATCATTGGCCTTGATTATGCGCTCTTGCTCGCTGTTTTTGCTATGTTCCTCATCATCGTTCCATTTTTAGGGCCGATCATTGGCGTCATTCCGGCTATTTTCGTTGCCTTGATGAGTGGAGAACCTTTTTTGGCTGTAAAAGTATTAGTGGTTTTACTGGTCGTGCAGCAGTTGGAAGGGAACTTAGTAACTCCTAATATCATGGGGAACCGTTTAAATATTCATCCTTTAACCATCATCTTATTATTGCTGATTGCAGCTGCTCTTTATGGGTTTGTCGGTATTTTAATCGCCATTCCGCTTTATGCGGTCCTCAAAACCCTGATACATAATTTCCGCCTATTTATCCGCTTGAGAAAAAAGCGGGAAATTGCTAAAGAAGGGTAAAAAGAATCACGAATCAAAAAACTATGAGTTTATTTTCTTAGGAAGGTTCTGAATCTTAAAAGTTTATGATATATTATGTAGTAGTATTTTATGAAAAGAATAAAGGGGGCACCAAAATGAAAAAGTTCAGTTTATTGTTTCTTCTTGTGTCATTAATGCTGGTTCTTGCAGCATGTGGATCGAATGAATCTGCTGATGATACAAGTGGATCTGGTGGGGAAAGTGAAAGCAAAACTTACAAAGTCGGTATTGATACAACGTATCCGCCGTTTGAGTTTGAAGAAAATGGGGAGTACACAGGAATTGACATTGATATCATCAATGCAATTGCAGAAAGCCAAGGATTTAAAATTGAATTTAACCCGATGGACTTCGGTGGAATCATTCCGGCATTGCAAGCTGGCCAGTTGGATGTAGCAATTGCAGGAATGAGTATCACAGATGAACGCAAAAAAGTAGTGGATTTCTCTGATCCGTATTTTGATGCAGGTTTGTCATTGGTAGTCAGCAAAGACAACACCGACATCACGACATTGGATGATTTGAAAGGCAAAACTGTTGCAGTGAAAAGTGGGACTACAGGCTCTAAATTCGCAATGGATAACGAATCGAAATATGGCTACACAGTAGCACAATTCGAGGATAGCCCATCTATGTTCCAGGAAGTTTCAAATGGCAACGCCGATGTACTTTTGGAAGATTACCCGGTAATTGCTTATGCAATCGCGCAAAGTGGTCTGGATTTGAAAACAGCTGGTGATCGCTTGACTGGAGATCAGTACGGAATTGCTGTGCTGAAAGGCGAAAATGCTGACTTGCTCGAAAAAATCAATACAGGTTTGCAGGAATTGCGTGACAGCGGGGAATACGATGAGATTCTAAGTAAATATATTGCTGAATAAACGCCTTACATGTAGCGCGCAGCAGCGCGCTGCATTTTTTTATGATTCCACTTTAACGGCCATTGGATTTTCCATTTGTTAAAGTGAAAGATCCAATGGACGTAAAAGTGTAATTGGATGAACTGGCAATCCACAGTGGTGAGGCCCACTATGGATTGAAGTTTCTTTGTATGTAAAGGAGATGTGAAAATGGATACTGTTGTGAATGCCCTGCCTTTTTTAATGGATGGATTGCAAGTTACTCTTTATATCTTTGCCATTGCGATTGTTCTTGGTTTTATTATCGGATTGATTGTGGCCCTATTCCGTCTAGCGCCGATTAAAATCTTAAACTGGATTGCAAAGATTTTTGTTGATGCAATCCGCGGAACACCATTTATCGTTCAATTATTCTTCATCTATTTTGGTTTGAACTCTCTTGGCTTTTTCTCAATGGATAATACAACAGCGGGTATTGTCACTGTAGCGATCAATGCTGGAGCTTATTTCTCGGAAATTATCCGGGCAGGTATCCAGTCCATTGATAAAGGGCAAACAGAAGCGGCGCGTTCCCTTGGTTTGAATGCTACGCAAAATATGCGTTATATCATCTTGCCGCAGGCGTTCCGCCGAATGCTGCCGACTATCACCAACCAAGCAATCATCTCGTTGAAAGATACGTCGCTTCTGTCGGTCATCGGAATCGCTGATTTGACGCAAGAAGGCCGCATCCAGGCCAGCCAGACATTTGAAGCGTTTACGATTTACTTAACGCTTGGAGTCATTTACTTCATCATCATTTACTTGCTCTCATTGTTAGCGAGCTTTGTAGAAAGGAAGTTTGTACTGCGATGACTATGATCAGAGTAGAAAACTTGAAAAAATCATTCGGCCCCATAGAAGTTTTAAAAGATATAAGCACGGTAATCAAAGAAAAAGAAGTGATTTGTGTAATCGGTCCGTCGGGTTCCGGGAAAAGTACTTTCCTTCGCTGCATGAATCGCCTTGAAGACATTACCGGCGGCCATGTGTATATTGAAGACATTGATATTACAGACCCGAAAGTTGACATCAACAAAGTCCGCCAAGACGTCGGCATGGTGTTCCAGCAATTTAACCTATTCCCGCATAAAAGTGTATTGGAAAACATTACGCTGGCACCGATGAAATTAAAGAAAAGCGATAAAAAGGCAGTCACTGAAAAAGCATATGCTTTGCTTGATAAAGTAGGGCTGCGCGAGAAAGCGAATGCGTATCCGGGAGAATTGTCGGGTGGCCAAAAGCAGCGTGTGGCGATTGCGCGTGCGCTTGCAATGGACCCAAAAATCATGCTTTTTGATGAGCCGACTTCGGCTCTTGACCCGGAGATGGTTGGAGATGTGCTGGACGTTATGAAGCAGCTTGCGATTGAAGGGATGACGATGGTCATCGTGACGCATGAAATGGGCTTTGCACGTGAAGTAGGCGACCGTGTCATGTTCATCGATGGCGGCTTTATCGTTGAAGAAAATGTGCCGGCTGAATTATTTGGTAATCCTCAGCACGAACGGACAAAAGCTTTCTTGAGTAAAGTGCTATAAGAAAAGCGAAACTGAATGAGTGAAATGCTAACTTGAAAACAATAAATAATAGTCAAAAACACGTCCTTTTGGGCGTGTTTTTTGTTGCGTTGATATTTTCACAAATGATTAATTTTTTCAGATAATTCAATCAAATTAATACAAAATATAAGAGAAATATGTTAAATTAAAAGGACAGATAGCGATACGATGAGAGGTGGGAAAAATGAAAAAGTTCAGTTTCTTACTGATTCTTTTGTCACTGATTCTTATCGTAGCAGCGTGCGTGCAGCAGGGTGGAGAATCTGAATCTGAAGGAGAAGGTGGCAGCGAAGGAGAAGCAAACGTTGAAAACAGCGAAGGAGAAGGGATTTATACGGTGGGCATTGACACCACGTATCCGCCTTTCGAATTCCAAAAAAGCGGAGAATATCAAGGGATTGACGTGGAACTAATCAAAGCGATTGCTGAAAACCAAGGATTTGAAATTCAATTTCGTCCAATGGATTTTATCGGGATCATTCCGGCACTTGAAGAAGGTGAATTGGATCTGGCAATTGCAGGGATGAGCATTACAGAAGAACGAAAAGAAGTGTTGGATTTCTCTGATCCTTATTTCGATGCGGGATTGGCGCTGGTAACGACAAAAGACAATACGGAAATTAACTCTTTGGAAGATTTGGATGGGAAAATCATCGCTGTTAAAAGCGGGACAACCGGATCAAAGTTTGTCGGCGAAAACCGAGAGAAATATGGTTATAGAATCGCTTATTTTGATGACAGCCCTTCTATGTTCCTGGAAGTTGCAAATGGGCATGCCCAAGCTTTGGTGGAGGATTACCCGGTTATCGCTTACGCTATTACTACACGAAACCTTGAGCTGAAAACGGTCGAAGAGCGTTTGACAGGTGAACAATACGGCATCGCAGTTTTGAAAGGGAAGCATGGCGAATTGCTGGAGAAAATCAATGAAGGGCTTCAGCAATTGCGGGACGATGGTACGTACGAAGAGATTGTGACTAAATACATTAAGAGCTGAAATGTAAGTTTCCTAAAAATCGGTCTGGCTTTAATGCCAGGCCGGTTTGCTTTTAATCAGCTAACGGTCAGCAGGGAATCGTATTTATGCCGTTGCTGGCCGTATTTTCGCCGCTAGTGGTCGTATTTCTGCTGCAACCGGTCGCATTTCATAATCAACTGGCCGTATTTTCAATAATCATCAAAAAACCGGTTTGGACAACAGTCCAAACCGGTTTTAAAAATCTTATTCTTCGTCGAAAACATGAACTTTCGTCATTTTATCGCCATTTTTCATTGCTTTTGCAGTTTCAAGGCCTGAAGTGACTTGGCCGAAAACTGTATGAACCCCGTCAAGATGGGGTTGTGGTGCATGAACGATAAAGAACTGGCTTGATCCAGTGTCTTTTCCGGCATGTGCCATAGACAAGCTTCCCGCTTGGTGTTTATGTGGGTTGCCTTCAGTTTCACATTTGATTGTTTTGCCGCTGCCGCCGGCGCCAGTACCTGTAGGGTCGCCGCCTTGAGAAACGAAACCTGGAATAACACGGTGGAATGTTACATCGTTATAGAATCCGGAGTTTGCAAGATCCTCAAAGTTTTTTACTGTGTTGGGTGCTTCGTTCGGGAAAAGTTCGAATTCGATGATTTCGCCGTTTTCCATGTGGATGTGTCCTTTTTTCGCCATTAATAACATCTCCTTTTCAAGTTGTACATTCATCAGTATATCGATTTTTTACGTAACTGTATAATCATTTGGCATATTACAAGGCTTTTAATGATCCGCCGTCTATTACTAGAGACTGGCCTGTCATATAGGAATTGGCAGAAGAAGCCAGGAAAACGACGATTTTCGCAAATTCTTCTGGTTTTCCGTAACGCCCAATCGGAATCTGCCCTTTTCTGCGCGCAACGATTTCTTCAATAGATACATTTTGGTTCTCCGCTGAAATTTGATCAAGTTCTTCAAGGCGGTCAGTCGAGATACGGCCAGGACCAATTGTGTTCACTAAAATATTGTCTTTCGCCACTTCGCGGGCCAAGGTTTTTGAAAAGCCGACCATGCCGGCGCGGAATGTATTCGACAAAATCAGTCCATCAATCACTTCTTTTGTTGAAGAAGAAGAAATATTGATGATGCGGCCAAATTGCTGTTCTTTCATATAAGGAAGAACAGCGCGCGATGCCCGGATATAACTCAACAAGTTTCGATCGAAAGCGGTGTGCCAGTCGCTGTCGGTTACACCGTCAAACCCGCCTGCTTTTGGGCCCCCGGTATTGTTGATCAGGATATCAATGCGACCGAACTTTTCGCCCGCAAATTGAAATAAGGAAGCGATGTCTTCTTCGTTCGACATATCGCATACGCGGTAATGGACATTGTCATTTCCAGAGTGCTGTTTGATTTCTTCTGCTGTTGCCTGAAGTGCTTCTTCATCGCGGCTGGAAATGAGGACAGTTGCTCCTTCTTTGGCAAATTCCCGTGCTGTTGCCTTGCCCAACCCTTTGCTTGAAGCCATCACAACTACCACTTTGTCTTTGATTCCTAAATCCATACCATTCATCCTCTCGATTGTTCTTCAAGTATTAGTGTACTGAAAGAAAGCAAAAAATGCAGTGGAAATGTAGAAAATTCAAACTTTTATTTTTGCAAGTTCAATCATTAGTCTGATTGCGTGAAATAGGGGGAAATATGATAGGATATAGGTACTGATTAGATTAGGAGTGTTATAAATGGAAGAACGCGAAATTTTTGATATAACGATTATTGGCGGCGGGCCAACAGGTCTGTTTGCTTCCTTTTACGGCGGTATGCGCAAAATGAAAGTAAAAATCATTGACAGCTTGCCGCAGCTGGGCGGACAGCTAACTGAACTGTACCCGGATAAATTCATTTATGATGTCGGTGGGTTCGAAAAGGTACTGGCAAAAGATTTGGTGGACAACTTGGTTCGTCAGGCAAACTATGGCGATCCAGCGATCTGCTTAGAAGAAACTGTAGCAGAAGTGGAACGTGAAGGCGACCATTTTATGATCCGTACGGATAAAGATGAGCATTATACAAAATCCATTTTGCTGACAGCTGGAGTTGGAGCATTCCAGCCGCGTAAAATCGGCGTAGAAAACTCCGAACCTTTTGAGGGCAAAACGCTGCATTATGGCGTCAAAGATTTAACGATGTTCCACGATAAAAAAGTGGTAGTTCTTGGCGGCGGAGATTCAGCTGTCGACTGGGCAATGATGCTTGAAAACGTAGCTTCAC is part of the Planococcus shenhongbingii genome and harbors:
- the trhA gene encoding PAQR family membrane homeostasis protein TrhA, which produces MTAYIREPFNALSHLAGAILSFIALLAMVIKAAYADAPPLHLASVIIFGVSLICLYSASAIYHTAIADPRLIAFLRKLDHSMIFALIAGSYAPFCLIALEGPLGWSLFGFVAAIGLSGIFFKMVWFHSPRWLSTALYIAMGWIIIFAVVPLADSLPLPGLMLLIVGGLLYTVGGIIYGLKPGFLSSKYLGFHEIFHIFILLGSLCHFLSVFLYVL
- a CDS encoding DUF1836 domain-containing protein, coding for MEDAEQLIKNLGLQSGVLLEDIPKIDLYIDQIIQLFETSFADAKRNEDEKILTKTMINNYAKGKLFYPVQNKKYTRNHIMLISLIYQMKSALSINDVKQVLDGLNKKALQQDLNLESFYESYLKLQQGNITIFTEGLKEQSKRVGQQVPNADDAQELEQVLLIASLVHTSNLYRRAAEKLVDDMKERGKAE
- a CDS encoding YaiI/YqxD family protein, with amino-acid sequence MTKVLIDADGCPVVDLTISIANQFQLPVLLLCDTTHNMQRPGAETIIVSKGADAVDFVLVNRVDKGDVVVTQDYGLAAMVLAKRGFPIDQNGRVYSEENIDQLLYSRHISKKVRQSGGRTKGPKKRRQEDNEKFEESLLMLLSKLIAQ
- a CDS encoding S-layer homology domain-containing protein translates to MKSILSLAAAFILIFTAFSAPVKAVVTFDDLFANDPFAPEIIYLHQEGIVSGYPDGTFRPNKPVSRADAMIMIGRALELDGTKRATPYKDVPASHPASGYIASAAAEGILLGYKDRTFRPGQFITRGDTAVILDRAFDFPEAPGAKYKDVKPGSYSFDAVSRASYQGVIRGYRDNTFRLHPRVTRAEFSAFLARAVEPSFIPDKRALLETANDILVDLKEKDFAAVSKYVSNQKGLTFCPYSGGCLNDGGVTFTKAQLQGFMESKKVYEWGHQDGSGFPIKLTPAGYYDEYLMNASYEEKERFGRTKQPMTRDQIRERFPNGQIVEFYYPGTEQYDHMDWQNLNMVFEKGSNGKWVLIALVNNRWTI
- a CDS encoding type 1 glutamine amidotransferase domain-containing protein — protein: MDKILIVVTNHSALGRRGKKTGLWLRELTDFYHEVRELFEVDIISTSPQRVPLDPRSLLEVLTNKKTRAYYMNDELMDQIRHPLTPDQVDGTDYAAIYFAGGHGTMWDFLDNKQLQELTKTIYEKGGIVSAVCHGPCGLLNVQLSDGRYLLSGHVVTGFSNQEEKIMGLYKDIPYSLEDSLRERGTLFKQAALPFTSCVILSGRLITGQNPASARGVALKVIEQCRQQEEKEYHYKMEA
- a CDS encoding glycerophosphodiester phosphodiesterase family protein; this translates as MSERGKTSALTFDNYSEFLAALQQKQHPFFAAAHRGLWGTVPENSLSAFQQCLDQRIYLIELDLQQTKDGNLIVMHDSTVDRMTSGKGKIAELTVSQIRSLTLKEKNGGRQAKLTDELVPTLREVLSLVKGKAMINADKAWLFREKLYGLLEELDAFDHVLWKSDEPVEKVRNFFHSKKKPLYYMHKVQDSSLNQLDELLSCVSPIAIEILFYSESDKVVSKPVMQQMRSQANVWSNSLDNAENAGHCDSVSRTDPDKGWGWLADKGFNIIQTDFPLEALQYMQQRKKDGS
- a CDS encoding general stress protein: MAQRSVIGYYDNEKEAINAIEELKLQGYRPEDISVLSKSKGETETVIEETGTHAGEGAATGILTGGALGGLGGVLAGIGALAIPGIGPIIAAGPIAAGLTGAAAGAGIGGLTGALIGMGVPEEEAKAYETHFNKGKILVLLDDDNDRDKDTLGRANRSVL